Proteins encoded together in one Blastocatellia bacterium window:
- a CDS encoding glycosyltransferase yields MKDDRWGPSDGAPDVGWRDLYPSGAAPSFAIAVLVPTYRRPEYLSRCLQSLMEQTRPPREVIVIVRDTDRESHEVVRRFQVGSATVCVTMVPVTQPGPLAAIKRGFAAVAGRGDIDLVLVIDDDAEAEPDWVERISRHFLDPSVGAVGGPTPNFIGGGSGELPPATVVGYISWYGRHIGNMYRSPSFTDVRPVQSFMGGNVAFRRTVLDCLEVEMRLIGSAVAYEVDLAFQVIGKGYQVLFDPLARVRHHEVPRPPDVESREDVARKIYSYSHNHTYVMMKHLHLWRKLAFLVYFFLRGERGSWGLVTALGETILRRRVSHWRHVPLAYRGKIAGLRAYLDYRKEQRSRLCREATRPNGGDPVGNPISIA; encoded by the coding sequence ATGAAGGACGATCGTTGGGGACCATCCGATGGTGCTCCTGATGTGGGATGGCGCGACCTGTATCCTTCCGGAGCGGCTCCGTCGTTTGCTATCGCCGTTCTGGTTCCGACATATCGGCGACCGGAGTATCTGTCCCGCTGTTTGCAATCACTGATGGAGCAAACGAGGCCCCCCAGGGAAGTGATTGTGATTGTGCGCGATACTGATCGGGAGTCTCACGAAGTCGTGCGAAGGTTTCAGGTAGGATCGGCAACAGTGTGCGTAACAATGGTTCCCGTCACGCAGCCGGGACCCCTTGCCGCCATCAAACGAGGTTTCGCAGCAGTTGCCGGAAGAGGCGACATTGACCTGGTTCTGGTCATTGATGACGATGCTGAGGCAGAACCGGACTGGGTCGAAAGGATAAGCCGTCATTTCCTTGACCCGTCGGTGGGGGCTGTGGGAGGACCAACACCCAACTTCATCGGGGGAGGATCAGGCGAACTGCCGCCAGCCACCGTGGTCGGGTACATTTCCTGGTACGGCAGGCATATCGGCAACATGTACCGATCTCCCTCTTTCACCGACGTGCGCCCGGTGCAGAGTTTCATGGGAGGCAATGTAGCGTTTCGACGAACCGTGCTCGATTGCCTCGAGGTGGAGATGCGGTTGATCGGCAGTGCCGTCGCCTATGAGGTTGACCTGGCCTTCCAGGTGATCGGGAAAGGGTATCAGGTTCTCTTCGACCCACTCGCGCGAGTTCGCCACCATGAAGTACCCCGTCCGCCTGACGTCGAGTCGCGGGAGGATGTCGCGCGAAAAATCTACTCCTACAGCCACAACCACACCTACGTGATGATGAAGCATCTGCATCTGTGGAGAAAGCTCGCCTTTCTCGTCTATTTTTTCCTTCGGGGCGAGCGGGGTTCCTGGGGCCTGGTGACGGCTCTTGGCGAGACGATACTGCGGCGGCGAGTATCCCACTGGCGACATGTCCCGCTGGCCTATCGGGGCAAGATCGCGGGCCTGAGAGCCTATCTGGACTACCGAAAGGAGCAAAGATCGCGCCTGTGCCGGGAGGCCACTCGACCAAACGGAGGTGATCCGGTCGGGAATCCGATCAGCATAGCATAA
- a CDS encoding glycosyltransferase family 4 protein yields MTNGKRRCLVLTSELNTCGGIQRYTRHLIRCLREIYGTDAVRSVSLLARSPRNGCATTPTLLDKMAFSFQSLHEAIRWRPQAIVCNHIGLAPVAIALKRMMKVPYVVLTHGDDVWRPVSRCQWEQAAMLVSVSQYTARFLCERRGVEVEKVWIIPAALDPELIASPVTEEDVVARHRLAGKRVLLTVSRLDSQSRYKGHEQVFRALAKIRRHLPPCVYLVVGTGNDRTYLERRAAEFGLGDIVVFTGAVEDNLLPAYYRACDVFIMPSLTDCEKMVGEGFGIAYIEAAAFGRPAIAGRGGGATEAVLDGVTGLLVDPQSVDEIAQAILTLLTNDDLRQRLGEQARARAQREFTFDRFRQQVADLFTVLFAEGSGA; encoded by the coding sequence ATGACGAATGGCAAACGGCGCTGTCTCGTGTTGACCAGCGAACTCAACACCTGCGGTGGCATTCAGCGATATACCCGTCATTTGATTCGCTGCCTGAGGGAGATCTACGGAACCGATGCAGTTCGGTCGGTTTCGCTCCTCGCCCGGTCACCGAGGAATGGGTGCGCGACGACGCCAACACTCCTGGATAAGATGGCGTTCAGTTTTCAAAGCCTGCACGAGGCCATTCGCTGGAGACCACAGGCGATCGTCTGCAATCACATCGGGTTGGCTCCCGTCGCGATCGCGTTGAAGAGGATGATGAAGGTGCCTTACGTTGTGCTCACCCATGGCGATGACGTGTGGCGTCCCGTCTCTCGCTGCCAATGGGAACAGGCAGCGATGCTTGTTTCCGTGAGCCAGTACACAGCCCGCTTTCTTTGCGAGCGACGCGGGGTGGAAGTGGAGAAAGTTTGGATTATTCCGGCAGCGCTGGACCCTGAGCTGATTGCCTCTCCGGTTACGGAGGAGGACGTCGTCGCGCGCCACCGGCTCGCAGGCAAGCGCGTGCTCCTGACGGTGAGCCGGCTTGACAGTCAGAGTCGCTACAAAGGCCATGAACAGGTCTTCCGTGCCCTGGCGAAGATTCGACGGCACCTCCCCCCCTGCGTTTATCTGGTCGTCGGCACCGGCAATGATCGGACGTATCTGGAAAGACGCGCTGCCGAGTTCGGCCTCGGGGACATTGTGGTTTTTACCGGTGCGGTGGAGGATAACCTGCTCCCGGCCTACTATCGGGCATGTGATGTCTTTATCATGCCGAGCCTCACCGATTGCGAAAAGATGGTCGGCGAAGGATTCGGCATCGCCTATATTGAGGCAGCGGCCTTCGGCCGTCCGGCGATTGCCGGACGCGGAGGCGGCGCGACTGAGGCCGTTCTCGACGGCGTGACCGGGCTTTTGGTCGATCCTCAGAGCGTGGATGAGATCGCGCAGGCCATTCTCACACTCCTCACAAACGATGACCTTCGTCAGCGTCTGGGCGAACAGGCGCGGGCGCGGGCTCAGCGCGAGTTCACCTTTGATCGCTTCCGGCAACAGGTGGCCGACTTGTTTACCGTCCTTTTCGCGGAAGGCAGCGGCGCATGA
- a CDS encoding glycosyltransferase, with translation MRILKVVRVFYPAVTCGGLALTSYDIARLLARRGHDVTVFSSDILDRHRTLFGHTVEDEVDGVRVIYFHTVLRYRWDGLQPDLCDYLDRVREFDLIHVYGYRDFLSTLVCSFARRAGVPYVIEPMGMLRPICRSLRKKKVYDRLFGRRLVAGARRVIVTSEQERQEALAWGVLPDQLVVRRNGLDLSEFEKLPEPGAFRRRLGLRATDRLVLYLGRISRKKNVPLLVDAFADLGMHGTILAIVGPDDGDGSREDVLEAIERRRLNGSVVLVGPLVGTERLAAYVDAHVFVLVSESENFGNAVAEAIACGTPVIISERCGIAPLVSGRAGLVIPVERAALTEALRHLLTRDDERREMACRARHLREELSWEEPITLLEDLYEGIVRDDRSATYRRSAESSAAPSARGENIAQMILQGEAP, from the coding sequence ATGAGGATTTTGAAAGTCGTCCGGGTCTTTTACCCTGCCGTGACGTGCGGCGGCCTGGCGCTCACAAGCTATGACATTGCACGGCTGCTTGCGCGACGCGGTCATGACGTGACGGTCTTCAGTTCCGATATTCTTGATCGCCATCGCACACTATTCGGTCACACCGTTGAGGATGAGGTTGACGGTGTGCGCGTGATTTATTTTCACACGGTCCTACGCTATCGCTGGGATGGACTTCAACCTGATCTCTGCGACTATCTCGATCGGGTGAGGGAATTCGACCTCATCCATGTCTACGGGTATCGGGATTTTCTCTCGACGCTTGTTTGCAGTTTCGCTCGTCGTGCCGGAGTACCTTATGTGATCGAGCCGATGGGCATGCTCCGGCCTATCTGTCGGAGCCTGCGGAAGAAGAAAGTCTACGACCGCCTCTTTGGACGGCGCTTGGTGGCGGGGGCGCGACGGGTGATCGTTACCTCGGAACAGGAACGGCAGGAAGCGCTCGCCTGGGGTGTTTTGCCCGATCAGCTCGTCGTCCGGCGCAACGGCCTTGATCTCTCGGAGTTCGAGAAGTTGCCGGAACCCGGCGCGTTTCGGCGTCGGCTGGGCCTGAGAGCGACCGACCGCCTCGTCCTGTATCTCGGACGCATCAGCCGAAAGAAAAACGTTCCTCTTCTCGTTGATGCCTTCGCCGATCTGGGAATGCACGGGACGATTCTCGCCATCGTCGGTCCGGACGATGGCGATGGCAGTCGCGAGGACGTCCTGGAAGCAATCGAGCGCCGGCGGCTCAACGGATCAGTGGTGCTCGTGGGGCCTCTGGTGGGGACGGAGCGGCTGGCCGCATATGTGGATGCGCATGTTTTTGTTCTGGTGTCGGAAAGTGAGAACTTCGGCAATGCAGTGGCGGAAGCCATCGCCTGTGGAACTCCGGTGATCATCTCCGAGCGCTGCGGCATCGCCCCGTTGGTGTCGGGTCGAGCCGGACTGGTGATCCCCGTCGAACGAGCCGCGCTCACCGAGGCTCTCCGACATCTCCTCACCCGCGATGACGAACGGCGAGAGATGGCCTGCCGCGCACGGCACCTGCGAGAAGAACTCTCCTGGGAGGAACCGATTACTCTTCTGGAGGATCTCTACGAGGGCATTGTTCGCGACGATCGGTCCGCGACGTATCGGCGGAGTGCGGAATCATCTGCTGCCCCTTCAGCTCGAGGGGAAAATATCGCTCAGATGATCCTGCAGGGGGAAGCACCATGA
- a CDS encoding carbamoyltransferase, with translation MIVLGINAYHGDASAALVADGQLIAAAEEERFSRIKHAAGFPRQAIRYCLNAAGIRAQEIAHIAISRRPSAHLYRKILYALAHQPDHRFLKNRLANAARVRDVKQELALTLDLSPREIRAEVHLVEHHRAHLASSFFVSGFDQAALLSLDGFGDFVSTMWGVGRDRTLRIDGYVTFPHSLGVLYTAVTQYLGFPRYGDEYKVMGLSAYGEPMYLDEFRQIVRDGRGLGFRLNLSYFVHHREGISMTWDDGAPTVDSIYSDAWARRFGPPRLPGDPVEDRHAHLAASLQGVLEEVILNLLRRLHERTGLKDLCLAGGVALNCVVNGKILAETPFERVYIQPAANDAGTSIGAAFYVWHQILGQPRRFSMDHAYWGPAFSDESIRQVLDRAGVSYRRLKRDELARTVAERVARGQIIGLFQGRMEFGPRALGNRSILADPRRAEMKEILNRRVKHREPFRPFAPSILQEALGRYFEQTHPSPFMLMAYKVRPEKRAEIPAPTHVDGTGRVQTVTREANPFFWQVIHYFERLTGVPLVVNTSFNENEPIVCTPDEAIACFLRTRMDGLAIGDYFVVKRDGDPPVFEDSQAKEFAQRSRGDLPLCEESRNRAVQGER, from the coding sequence ATGATTGTCCTGGGGATCAATGCCTATCATGGAGATGCTTCGGCAGCGCTTGTAGCCGATGGCCAATTGATCGCAGCGGCGGAGGAGGAACGCTTCAGCCGGATCAAACATGCGGCGGGCTTCCCTCGCCAGGCCATCCGGTACTGCCTGAATGCTGCAGGAATTCGAGCACAGGAGATCGCCCATATCGCCATCTCTCGACGACCGAGTGCCCATCTCTATCGGAAGATTCTTTACGCGCTGGCGCATCAGCCCGATCATCGGTTTCTGAAGAACCGATTGGCCAATGCCGCCCGTGTGCGTGACGTGAAACAAGAGCTGGCACTGACGCTGGATCTGTCACCGCGTGAGATTCGAGCGGAGGTCCATCTGGTGGAGCATCACCGCGCTCATCTAGCCAGTTCGTTCTTCGTCTCCGGATTCGATCAGGCCGCTCTGCTGTCGCTCGACGGATTCGGTGATTTCGTCAGTACGATGTGGGGCGTCGGACGCGATCGAACGCTCCGCATTGATGGGTACGTGACATTTCCTCACTCCCTCGGCGTGCTGTACACGGCGGTCACGCAATATCTGGGCTTTCCCCGGTACGGCGACGAGTACAAAGTCATGGGACTGTCAGCCTATGGCGAGCCGATGTACCTCGACGAGTTCCGTCAAATTGTGCGCGATGGTCGAGGATTGGGATTCAGGCTCAATCTCTCTTACTTCGTTCATCACCGAGAGGGGATTAGCATGACGTGGGACGATGGTGCGCCCACAGTCGACTCGATTTACTCCGACGCCTGGGCCCGGCGGTTCGGCCCGCCCCGCCTGCCGGGAGATCCGGTGGAGGACCGTCACGCTCATCTCGCCGCTTCACTTCAGGGCGTTTTGGAGGAAGTGATCCTGAATCTTCTGAGGCGATTGCACGAGCGAACGGGCCTGAAGGACCTTTGTCTGGCCGGGGGCGTCGCCCTCAACTGCGTGGTCAATGGAAAGATTCTGGCCGAGACGCCCTTCGAGCGCGTTTACATCCAGCCCGCCGCCAATGACGCCGGGACGAGCATTGGAGCGGCCTTCTATGTCTGGCATCAGATTCTGGGTCAGCCGCGCCGATTCAGCATGGACCACGCCTACTGGGGACCTGCTTTCAGCGATGAATCCATTCGCCAGGTGCTTGACCGAGCCGGTGTGAGTTATCGTCGCCTGAAGCGAGACGAACTCGCCCGGACGGTTGCCGAACGTGTGGCGCGGGGCCAGATCATCGGACTGTTCCAGGGCCGGATGGAATTCGGTCCTCGGGCTCTCGGCAATCGAAGCATCCTCGCTGATCCTCGCCGCGCGGAGATGAAAGAGATCTTGAACCGGCGCGTCAAGCACCGAGAGCCGTTCCGCCCGTTCGCCCCGTCCATCCTGCAAGAAGCGCTCGGCCGCTATTTCGAGCAGACCCATCCCTCGCCCTTCATGCTGATGGCTTACAAAGTGAGACCCGAAAAGCGCGCGGAGATTCCCGCTCCCACGCACGTTGATGGAACCGGACGCGTGCAAACGGTCACCCGTGAGGCGAACCCGTTCTTCTGGCAGGTCATTCACTATTTCGAGCGGCTGACCGGAGTCCCCCTGGTCGTCAACACGTCGTTTAATGAGAACGAGCCCATCGTCTGCACGCCAGATGAGGCAATCGCTTGTTTCCTTCGCACCCGAATGGATGGATTGGCCATCGGTGACTATTTCGTCGTGAAGAGGGACGGCGACCCTCCGGTCTTCGAAGACTCCCAGGCGAAAGAGTTTGCGCAACGAAGTCGCGGGGACCTTCCCCTTTGCGAAGAATCACGAAACCGTGCGGTTCAGGGAGAGAGATAG
- a CDS encoding glycosyltransferase family 4 protein, with the protein MPKPELNQLEPRPLRILVLNQYFPPDTAATAMMAARIVQHLARRHRVTVIAGRPSYNPTDRHGLYLWRREHLGSVTVLRVGSTACSRYRMRNRLANYLSYLVLAFLRALWVKADVIIAMTDPPIIGLVAALVARFRRCPFVYNIRDLHPDMALASGLITPAWWVTLWERLHRWILKEAACVIVLGEDMRRRVLSKGVTADKIAVVRDGAEVSTLSPPPDHPIVRELRANFPFVVLHAGNLGHYGAWETVVKAVKLLEDENLGVVFVGEGAARERILTLAGGCPRIRFFPFRPVEEVPYVLAAGDIHLVTMRRGLDGLVVPSKFYGIVAAGRPVLAVVPRTSDIARIVEQSGCGIVVDPEDPSSLAAVIRDLLHHPERVDEMARCARVIAPQFILDHHLERFVFLIEQIARATSHAQEVTPCGINGMFS; encoded by the coding sequence ATGCCAAAGCCTGAACTGAATCAGCTTGAGCCGAGGCCGCTGCGGATTCTCGTGCTGAATCAATACTTCCCCCCGGATACGGCGGCGACGGCGATGATGGCTGCGCGGATTGTACAGCACCTGGCCCGGCGGCATCGGGTGACCGTGATTGCCGGCCGACCCTCCTACAATCCCACGGACCGCCATGGACTTTATCTCTGGCGGCGAGAGCACCTGGGGTCGGTGACCGTTCTTCGCGTGGGGTCAACAGCATGCTCGCGTTATCGCATGAGAAATCGGCTGGCGAACTATCTGTCGTATCTCGTGCTGGCCTTCCTGCGAGCCCTTTGGGTGAAGGCGGATGTCATTATTGCCATGACTGATCCGCCGATCATCGGTCTTGTAGCCGCTCTGGTCGCCAGGTTTCGCAGATGTCCCTTTGTGTACAATATCCGCGATCTCCACCCTGATATGGCGCTGGCCAGCGGATTAATCACCCCCGCCTGGTGGGTGACGTTGTGGGAGCGGCTCCATCGGTGGATACTGAAGGAGGCGGCGTGCGTCATCGTCCTCGGCGAGGATATGCGGCGGCGCGTTCTCTCAAAGGGTGTGACTGCCGACAAGATCGCAGTTGTGCGGGATGGGGCGGAGGTTTCGACGCTCTCCCCGCCGCCGGATCATCCGATAGTGCGCGAACTTCGTGCCAATTTCCCTTTCGTTGTCCTTCATGCGGGGAATCTCGGCCATTATGGGGCCTGGGAGACGGTGGTGAAAGCGGTCAAGCTCCTTGAGGATGAAAACTTAGGGGTGGTCTTCGTCGGAGAAGGAGCAGCGAGAGAGAGGATTCTGACGCTCGCGGGAGGATGTCCGCGAATTCGATTCTTTCCTTTTCGGCCTGTCGAGGAGGTCCCGTATGTTCTGGCCGCTGGTGATATCCATCTCGTGACGATGCGGCGAGGGTTGGATGGATTGGTCGTGCCGAGCAAGTTCTATGGGATTGTGGCCGCCGGGCGACCCGTGCTGGCTGTTGTGCCCCGAACAAGCGACATTGCCCGGATCGTCGAGCAATCCGGCTGTGGGATTGTGGTTGATCCCGAGGATCCTTCTTCCCTTGCTGCCGTGATTCGTGATCTTCTTCATCATCCAGAGCGGGTGGACGAGATGGCTCGTTGCGCCCGAGTCATCGCCCCCCAATTCATCCTGGATCATCATCTGGAGCGCTTTGTTTTCCTGATCGAACAGATCGCACGGGCGACATCTCATGCACAGGAGGTAACACCATGTGGTATCAACGGAATGTTCTCGTGA
- a CDS encoding NAD-dependent epimerase/dehydratase family protein codes for MWYQRNVLVTGGASFIGSHLVDALIDRGACVRVVDDLSSGKIENLHHHIRTGRIEFIHADLREPGVARLAVRDMDTVFHLAADHGGRGYVELRQAGPASNLLLDGLVFWEALRARVEKVVYASSGCVYPNYMQSDPNEVLYLSEDLVSSPYDADNMYGWAKLMGELTLRAYCQEYGLKAVSCRYFTVYGPRGVENHAVMAMIARAFIGQDPFEVWGDGNQVRNWTYVDDIVRGTILAAERIDDGTAINLGTMERIRVIDAVLLTLEYTGHRATLRFRPEMPTGPLNRVADNHLARELLGWEPEVCFREGLRRTIEWYYATKDREQVRAMLDRLLLDRKPSGGEILSWNNPQPLVAPYRWSHPTG; via the coding sequence ATGTGGTATCAACGGAATGTTCTCGTGACCGGAGGTGCATCCTTCATTGGCTCCCATCTGGTTGACGCGCTGATTGACAGGGGAGCCTGCGTTCGCGTGGTTGATGATCTCTCCAGCGGAAAGATCGAGAATCTCCATCATCACATCCGTACCGGACGAATCGAGTTCATTCACGCTGATCTTCGTGAACCGGGAGTTGCTCGGTTGGCTGTCCGGGATATGGACACGGTCTTTCATCTGGCGGCGGATCATGGCGGACGAGGCTATGTAGAGCTCCGGCAGGCGGGACCCGCCTCGAATCTCCTGCTCGATGGCCTCGTTTTCTGGGAAGCTCTGCGAGCGCGGGTCGAGAAAGTGGTCTACGCTTCGTCGGGTTGCGTTTATCCCAATTACATGCAGAGCGATCCGAACGAGGTTCTTTATCTGAGCGAAGATCTGGTCTCGAGCCCCTACGATGCCGACAACATGTACGGATGGGCCAAGCTCATGGGTGAGCTGACGTTGCGGGCTTATTGTCAGGAATATGGATTGAAGGCCGTTTCCTGCCGATATTTCACCGTCTATGGGCCTCGTGGTGTGGAGAATCACGCCGTCATGGCCATGATTGCGCGCGCCTTTATCGGCCAGGACCCGTTTGAGGTGTGGGGCGACGGCAACCAGGTGCGGAACTGGACCTACGTGGACGACATCGTCCGGGGAACGATCCTGGCTGCCGAACGCATTGATGACGGGACAGCAATCAACCTTGGGACGATGGAGCGCATCCGGGTCATTGATGCTGTTCTGTTGACGCTGGAGTACACGGGGCATCGGGCCACTCTTCGATTTCGACCGGAAATGCCAACAGGACCCCTCAATCGTGTGGCCGATAATCACCTGGCCAGGGAACTGCTGGGGTGGGAACCTGAAGTGTGCTTCCGCGAAGGCCTGAGGCGAACGATCGAGTGGTACTACGCCACCAAGGATCGTGAGCAAGTGCGCGCAATGCTCGATCGCCTGCTTCTTGACCGAAAGCCTAGTGGGGGAGAGATACTCTCCTGGAATAATCCCCAGCCATTGGTTGCCCCCTACCGGTGGTCTCATCCGACGGGTTGA
- a CDS encoding glycosyltransferase family 4 protein, producing the protein MHAQRASEQPVTGFARSLCSRPMDARTIPDAGPLHVVLNATAEELKSVGGDYSLYRNWLKLTTDTLRFHLLPSHRVRRHHLIMRTIVEKLCYRWQPEKVRRTLFLASRLISLPGPALERADVLLSHILFPWVSGASSPPIIWSTQGLSPAVYYDRYNGRRWTVEDVIHLFRVLGRRADALLISTETCARNLFSVCPELEEKTFLAPAPVFPRSESLPLKPSLEDGVIRLLFVGVNAQLKGLPEVIEAYRHIRRRYPQMRLDIVSRPPAPLRRQIETLSGVRLWPLLAHDEVMALMAQADIFVLPTHADTYALSAVEAMAHGAAIIISDLDPLPEICPPGEVGFTVPAGDAVTLIEKIEALVANPERLRQFQGNARRRYERVHHPTVVAERLQWIIERVSRETKTSLRRR; encoded by the coding sequence GTGCACGCTCAGAGAGCGTCGGAGCAACCGGTGACCGGATTCGCTCGGTCCTTATGCAGCCGTCCGATGGATGCTCGAACCATCCCTGACGCCGGGCCGCTCCATGTCGTGCTCAATGCGACGGCAGAAGAGCTGAAGTCAGTCGGAGGAGATTATTCGCTCTACCGTAACTGGCTGAAGCTCACGACCGACACCCTGCGGTTTCATCTCCTTCCGTCACATCGGGTGCGACGTCACCATCTGATCATGCGCACGATTGTGGAAAAACTCTGTTATCGCTGGCAACCGGAAAAGGTGCGACGGACCCTGTTTCTCGCCTCACGCCTTATTTCTCTTCCCGGTCCAGCTCTTGAGCGGGCGGATGTCCTGCTCTCGCATATTCTCTTCCCCTGGGTGTCAGGGGCCTCATCGCCTCCGATCATCTGGAGCACGCAGGGGCTGTCCCCGGCCGTCTACTACGATCGCTACAATGGCCGGCGATGGACCGTGGAGGACGTCATTCACCTGTTTCGTGTTCTGGGCCGCCGGGCTGATGCCCTGCTGATCTCGACCGAGACGTGCGCTCGAAATCTTTTCTCCGTGTGTCCCGAACTTGAGGAGAAAACCTTCCTGGCTCCGGCTCCGGTATTCCCTCGCAGCGAAAGCCTGCCCCTCAAGCCTTCGCTGGAGGATGGGGTGATACGTCTGCTTTTCGTCGGTGTGAATGCGCAACTCAAGGGATTGCCGGAAGTCATCGAGGCATATCGTCATATCAGGCGCCGGTATCCTCAGATGCGGCTGGACATCGTCAGCCGCCCACCAGCCCCGTTGCGAAGGCAGATCGAAACCCTTTCCGGAGTTCGCCTCTGGCCTCTGCTTGCTCATGATGAGGTTATGGCATTGATGGCTCAAGCGGACATCTTTGTCCTGCCGACCCATGCCGATACCTATGCCCTTTCGGCTGTTGAGGCAATGGCCCACGGCGCGGCCATCATCATCTCTGATCTCGATCCTCTGCCGGAAATCTGTCCTCCGGGCGAAGTGGGTTTCACAGTTCCGGCGGGAGATGCGGTAACACTGATCGAGAAAATCGAAGCCCTCGTCGCCAACCCCGAGCGGCTGAGACAATTCCAGGGGAACGCGCGCCGGCGATACGAGCGCGTGCATCATCCGACGGTCGTAGCCGAGCGCCTCCAGTGGATCATCGAGAGAGTTAGCCGTGAAACAAAAACGAGTCTACGTCGCCGGTGA
- a CDS encoding DUF362 domain-containing protein, with translation MKQKRVYVAGEVITGRLIERVRDAFAFIGGEQIIPIGATVFLKPNLTSPGPTPGVTTRPEFIAAVVEVLRERTNRIIIGESDGGYHSFRAEEAFAGHGLYELARRFDVRLVNLSREPTVIAETIVRGKCVNVELPALLVGGVDVFISLPVPKVHAMTGVSLALKNQWGCLPSPMRLRYHPQFTEMIVAIHKILRPQAAFYDGMYFLDRSGPLVGMPVSMNLLVAANDLGAGDLVCSRIMNIDLRSLWAYRVAWKDGVFPESFEDLHLNQGIDRFRHHRFRLERTIHQWITLAAFRTRLGTRLIYDSMLAEPLHRLYYRLRRIPVVRRVLFEDLEMLPDEK, from the coding sequence GTGAAACAAAAACGAGTCTACGTCGCCGGTGAGGTGATCACAGGCAGGCTTATCGAGCGAGTGCGCGATGCCTTTGCCTTCATCGGAGGAGAACAGATTATTCCGATAGGAGCGACCGTCTTCCTCAAACCGAATCTGACTTCACCCGGACCGACACCCGGGGTCACCACCCGTCCGGAGTTCATCGCGGCTGTGGTCGAAGTCCTCCGAGAAAGGACGAATCGTATCATCATCGGCGAATCCGATGGCGGTTATCACAGCTTTCGTGCAGAGGAAGCCTTTGCCGGACACGGGCTGTACGAGCTGGCGAGACGGTTCGATGTCCGCCTGGTTAACCTCAGCCGAGAACCGACGGTCATCGCGGAAACGATCGTCCGGGGAAAGTGCGTGAACGTCGAACTTCCTGCTCTTCTTGTTGGCGGCGTGGATGTTTTCATCAGTCTGCCGGTACCCAAAGTTCATGCGATGACGGGAGTGAGCCTGGCGCTGAAAAACCAGTGGGGATGCCTCCCGTCGCCCATGCGCCTGCGCTACCATCCCCAATTCACCGAAATGATTGTGGCAATCCATAAGATTTTGCGACCACAAGCGGCATTCTACGACGGCATGTATTTTCTTGACCGATCAGGCCCGCTTGTGGGAATGCCGGTGTCAATGAATCTGCTTGTGGCCGCCAATGATCTCGGGGCTGGCGATCTCGTCTGCTCTCGGATCATGAACATTGATCTGCGGTCCCTCTGGGCCTATCGTGTGGCCTGGAAAGATGGAGTCTTTCCTGAGTCCTTCGAGGACCTTCATCTCAACCAGGGGATTGACCGGTTTCGCCATCATCGGTTTCGTCTGGAGCGAACGATCCATCAGTGGATCACGCTGGCGGCTTTCCGCACTCGGCTCGGCACGCGGCTTATTTATGACTCGATGCTAGCCGAACCGTTGCACCGGTTGTACTACCGCCTCCGCCGGATCCCTGTCGTCCGTCGAGTCCTTTTCGAGGATCTGGAGATGTTGCCGGACGAAAAATAA